ATCCTGTTAAAAAGAACACTATTTCACCCAATTGATTTGTTaaagtctcaaatagataagtctcatacaattccttttaaaaaaatagacccacctaaaaaaagtgtaaaaaaatttatattttattagtgagacccacttttttacaaagagtttgtatgaaacttgtctatttgaaacttgtactaTTACTCTTTCCTCCCATGGTATTACTTCCTAGCTTAACTAGCACTACTTTCAATGTAAAAGCCCATGTAGCACAAAGAACACCGGGTGAACTGTTAGGAAAAACCAGGATCCTAATAACCACATGAATGATAAACAAAAAGTTTTGTACAGCTGTAgcaattacataaaatttattcaatACATGACAACAAGATACACAAACGAGCAAACTTGAATTTGGCAAAGCTGTAGGAAAATTTCCTCCAACTCTCAGTTCCATAAACTGCTCATAAAATGACCACCCAAATCGAACATAACTTGGCCAGGTTCGTTGCTAAGGAGCAACTTATAAAACATATTTGGCATCACCTATAAAACTACAATTTGAAGACTAATCTGACTTGCcccatttttaattatatacacAACAGGGGAGAATTTACCCGAACGATTCAGACTCGGAAGGTTGTTTGTAAGAAATGTGAAAGGAAAATTTGTTTGTGCGAGAACCATAAGGGCAACTACAAAGTTCGATCTTCAATGTAAACTAGGGCAATATCATTCACTCCATTATGCTCCATTTCATCCTGCAACTCTTGTTAGCTTTTCCGACAGATCTGAACCAGCAATCTGCTCTACCAAACTGCAAGGCACCAACATAACAGACAACTTTTACCAGATCGCCACACCACTATTGTTTTTatggatgaaaaaattataaaccaaaAGAAGGACAAAGTGCAATAAAcatagaaatataattttatagccAAATATGGATAGTACACATACTTTGGAGACTCAGAATCAGGTTCGTTTGGCTCACTAGCAGATGGAAGTGCGTAGTACTGAACGGAAATCAAATCCCCCTCTGTTGGTCCTGCTGACTCGGGAGACCCTTGGAAGTTTACAGCCGAATTTTTCCCAGATGACATTCCTGCAGAATTGGCAAAATCATGAGAACACAAACCAGAGGTAGGAAAGGAAAATCTTATAAAGAACTAAGGCAAGGTTAAAGcaacttaaaaaggaaaagagaataAAGGGGAACTAGTTTTAAAATCTGATTCAAATATAAACTTGCTGAGAATCCACAACGCCCAAAGATGCAACCAAAACAGATTCAATAAGAATACAGATGTCAGCCAACAAACACCACAGAGAATGAATCTCTATGGTGTCTCTATTCTTGGAGAAGTCTATTTAGgatgatatatttttccttcaaaCATGAATAATCTAAGCGAATCCACTGAAGATTCATGGGACAACGTGAATCTGAAGTATGACTTCACATCATCAGGAAGTGGTAGGCTGctttattgtcatttttttttcctttgatataCTTATCTAACTGCTAGGCTACTAGTTCACTAAACAATCAAAGTTGTGATACAATTCTTTCCGCACATTAATCTAAATTTGTCTGGTAGCAGTCCAAGCACAGAGAACGAGTTAAGCAATCAACCAAAATACAATGCTATATACAAGGTATATCATCATCAACTTcaatcataaatatattttttttttataagtaacttcaatcaggatttttttttttttttttaagtaaacaaattatattactCCAAGAATAGGCCTAGTCCAGAATATACAGAGACAATTTTGACTAAGAAGGTGCAAGAGATATAAGGAAATCATGGAGGGCCATGCCGTTGAAATCAACAGGCAACAGAATTGGACCAAGTACATAACGTGCTGAAATCTAATGTACCCCTCCAATAATTGGCCAGCTGGCCAAAGCTGCTACTACGGTCTCTGGCATAACCCAACGCACTTCTACTTTACCCAGCACCCTATCCCACAATATGTGCTAtctcacaatgtaacaaaaTTTTACACTGtgacattaaaatctccccTTATACATCAAGGGAGGTTCCACCAACTGTGAATTCCGGCCAGTTCTTCACACAAACACACTTTGTTGCTGTCTAGGTTTGGACCATAGACACCTgcaaaagtccaataaaaagTTATCTGGCACACTCTTAAAAGAGCATGCTACCGTGTACCTCCCTATATattcctccattttctccaccacccatCTGTCCCACATCACTAAAAATCCTGACGCCCCATTAGATGCCATATAAACCTAGTCCACATGAACTCCACTCCACAAGCTTCTCACAATTCCCCTATTGATCAGCTTCATCCTAGTCTCTTGTAAACACACAATATCCGCCTACCACTCACGATGGAAGTTTCTTATCTGAAGACGTTTATTGGCCTCGTTGAGCCCGCAAACATTTCACGACACAATTTTGGGTTTCATGGAGAAAAGGCCAACCCCTTCCCTTTCGACCTGCCCCTACTAGAGCTACCCTCAGTGTTCAGCAACCATGTTAACCTATTAAGCTCCTATTGTTGTTGGTGCCCTGCTTTGATGGGCGTGAGCAACGCCAAAAACTAGTCTTCGCACCCTTTACATTCCACACCCACAActttttggatttcttttacCTTCTCAAAAACCAGTCCGAGACTCCCGACTGGGAAGGTAACAGAAAGTTCAAAGGGGTCGGCTCCACCTCCCTGTTAACCCCTGGAATGTCTCGAGTCTCTCCCCCACCACCGAGATTTCAATCATACCTAATAGATCACTCAAAGCCAACACATTTTCTTCATCTGAGGACACCCATTCAACAGAATCATATTGGGACAAACCCAACTCAGAGTCCGAGAACTCCCCATCCCTCATGTCCACCTCTGGGTCTACGAGAAAACATCCAAGGTGATTCGCCGGAATCCCCCTCCCCTCCTCTTCCCTCATTGGTACTGTCTGACCCTCGAGCAGCGAAGAAAACCCACCCACTCGAGTCGCAAAGTCCACCGCGACATCAACCCCTTCCTTCCGAGCACCCCATACCTGAAGGTTGTCATCAGAGAGTACCCCCGTCGTCATTGGCAGTTTCTATTGGCCCCCCGATGTCTCCCCCTGCATCAGCGGCAGGCACGGCATTAACTCTCTTGGTTGTGCACCAAACGTGACACCGGTAAGAACCCTAGGGCTTTCACCCTCTTTCTGGGCCCTTCCACAAGGCCCAACCGTGTGTTCCTTACTACCTGTATCAATAGCCAATGGACCTGTGGGCTAAGAGCCTGTGGCCTGCACTTTCGACCCCACTTTCCTCCAAACAAGCCCCAcgattttctgtttttgttggGCCTTCTCAGCTTGAGGCAAGCCCGGCCCCTCTATCTCAGCTTCCCCACAGAAGCGTATTTCCTTATTACGCCCAAACAGTTTCTTCAAGTCTTTGGGTTCCTTCTACACTTTCCAAACTTGGCTCTGCAACTCGTCAATCTGCCAGCGCAGTTCCCTCTCCACCTCTCTGCCACCATCTGCAAAGCGTACTCCTTGAGGAGCTTGAGGCATACGTCTGTCAGTGGTCTAGTCCCCATCTCCCTCCCCATACGGTGCAAGAGCCTCCTTATACAACCGTGCCATTGCCCCCTTTGGCCTTGTTTGAAGACTAACTGGAGCTACTGCATCCCGTGCTCTCCTCTCCTGCATCAACTACACCAATGCCTCCTTGAACCTTTTCCATCATTTCCACCCCTCCCCTTCCGGGATGATGATGAAGTTTCTCCTTCCTCCCTCCCTATATTCTACCACCCTCACAAAACAACATCTGTTGTAGGAACATTTTTGTGCTAAGTAACTATAGTAGCCCTCTCTAATGGAGCTATAGAACTCCTCCTTCTCCCCTCTCGAGCAGGCCTCCAGCACCTTGACCATCCACTGCACAGTTCTAAGTTCCACCACGAGTTCCTGCTTCCTACTCCAGCCCTTCTCTGTAATGCGAAATAATTCACCTTCATTACTTAGGGTGAATACTTTCGACTCAATCCCCACCTCTCTAAAGAATCCCATCAAAACCAAATCACAATTGCACTAGCAAGATCATCAGTTtcaacacatgaaaaaatagcACAAGGTGTATCACAAGAGTACATTTTTGCACAAGGTGTATCAAAATAGCACAAGGTGTATCACAAGAAAATTTTAAGAGAGAGATATTTTTGCCAAACTATATTCAATCAGAAATATTACCTTGAAAGAGTATCACAAGACAGAAGAGAATGGTCAACACCATGGCAAATATGCTGCTGCTGTTAGAAGATGAAGACTTAGCAgctttcatcttcttcaagGCTTTCATTCGCTCAATCCTTGCCCGCTTCAACATGGCAAGTTCAGAGATCTCCTTAATTAGCTTCTGGTCAGCCGCATCCAATGATGGACCTCTAGGAGGTCTGGGAGGTTTTGGCGGCTTTTTATTGCTCATCTTTTTACGTTTCTCTTTCACAGGTGTTTTCTCTGCATAATCTACAGTCTCTTCCCCCTCCAAAATCTTGTTGCTGACTGTCTTAACATTCTCAGGATAAAACCCATCACAGTTTGACACATTGCCACATAAACCTGCTCTATCTTCACTCTTGATTGGCACATCAACAAACCCACCACAAATCTTGTCAAGCAATGTACTTGCCTGCTTTTTAGAACCTGAAACAAGGGCTTTGCTCGAATCTTCGTTGCTAACTGTTGCCCCAGTTTCGATATCACCCTCAAAATCTCTCTTTATTGGAGTCAAATGATCCATTTCAAGCCCAAATTTTTGTCTTCCCCACACTCTTCAAATGATAGAATCCACAATATGTCAAGAAGAACCCCAAAAACCTGAGTCTTTGAAGTCAACCCATGACACAGATTGCCTCTTCAAAgtatatattaacttttaatGGCCAGGCCCCAACTTGACCACAAACCTATCTACCTTCATTAAGTAAACAACAGTTTTCCAGTTGAAGACACGAATAAGACCAagaaatcttaaataattgcaGTTTACCCTGTTTTACATGACCTGACTACCTTTCCATAAATATCTGGAAAACTAACAATCCCCCTTGTCTTTTCCCTGTGGATGCCTATACAGAACCCTGCAATTATTGATGCAACAGAAAAATACCCATCAACtatcatctaaaaataattaaaaaatcacaaaatttcaaATGCACTGCCCATGAAATCTTTATAAGGACAACTAAAAAGTTTCCATGAAAATGTCAAATAACTAGTGTGGTGGCTTCAAAAGATCAAGACGTAAAAAATGCAATATTGAGAAAAACCAGGTCAAAACCAATCTGGATATCCTTTATAAGAGGCATAGTAAAAGAGGATAAAAACAATGGTAGAAAGGAAAACGATTTATCAAAGCAACAACAAAGTATATAATCCCACATAACCCATCAAACCCACAAAATATAGCAAATCAACCCGCCCATCGGAGCTCTTATATAGTTACAATGCATTAAATGGTAATTATGATTTTACACAAATCGAAgccaaaacaaatataaaaacaatcgATCGATCACTCAAAAGAATAAGAAGCGTTTTGAAGAACGGAAATTTACCTTTAACAGAGGGCGAAGGAACCCCAGATCCGATGCGTAATAAAATGCCACCAAAGAAAACGGAAACCTCGGCctgcggagagagagagagagagagagagagagaggggacaGGAGGGGCTTAGGGAGAGCCGGGAAAGATAGAGACTTGCATTGTCTTTTCAGAATTTTATGATTAAGGCCTCGTCTcactttaattcattttattttattattataattttttaaatttttatataaaatataataaattattcaacttttttaaattttaaaataaattttttaaatttttacaaaaaatataataaataatttaatttttattttattatttacaaatcatctcaattcatcttaactcatctttaaatttaaatcactCCTAAATAattgtgtcttttttttttttttaaatgataggatttagtattatttctttctattattagtattatttttgttcccACTTTGCGTCGTATACATCGTGATGCTGTCGTCACGCAAAGGATCACCGACACTTGTTGGCAATTTCATTTTATACTGTTcaaaatctctctttttttggaTATTCCTATTTTACctaatattatatcttttttataaaaaaaaatattcgtaatttttatttttacgttTAATGATTGGGTTACACGAAGATAAGTGCTTGCTTTATTAATCACTTAGTTATAAcccaagaaatgagagaaaatccTTATTTGTTGAAGTTAAAAAATtccattgaaaatatatatataattaatcatatttttaattattattcattcatCATTAGTAGTTAAAATgatgactataaatataaattaattcattttttggatAAACATAATATAATACAAGTAATAATGATGTTGATGAGCGATGATGGAAGACATTAGAAAGTGGATACACCTAAAAGGGCATTTTAACACATGCATCTTCTTTTAGGTAAGTGGTTATTGACATCATTCTAAGTAAAATGGATAGGCACTTTATATGATAATGTATATTTCTcgttccattttctttttttctttttttttttttttgggtatttcaaataataataatgataatgtaTATTTGTcttcttataataaaagtatctTGTGTGTATTAATGAAGAGAGACAATTCATTTAAGAGtgatttagattcagagatgagtttagatggtttgtaaatagtagaataaaagttgaattacttattatattttgtgtagaaatttgagaaaattgttttaaaatttgaaaaagttgaattgtttattatattttgtgtggaaatttgagaaagttgtaatgatgagatgagatgagttgaggtgagttgagatgggttacaAGGCCTAaagcaaattcaaaattttgaagctAAATACAGTGCAACAAATGCATTATATAGAAttatactttagccacaaagagattatacaaaagtaaactcataaactgatgtCGCTTGATATGATacatcatattgtaaaattatttttattataaagtaaatctaacgaatctcatgaaaccacatcaattAGCAGGTttaatttatgtaatatttttgtgtttgtagCAGTTCTCATCTCGTTATAATATTGTCTTTAAATGAATGTGGAGAACTACATAAGTCGCCTCTATTACATGTAGATAAAGACTTAGTgcctgtttggatacaaaaacctcttacctcatctcatctcacctaatttcaactaataatctcattactattcataaatcatctcaactcatctcagctcattatGCAAACGGGCCCTAAAGACATTATGATGCATACACATCGTCTGTGAGAAATTAAAGATAGAATAAACACATTATTACGCTTGACTCTTCTCAAAATACAAGTTGTTACTTccattttaatatgaaatacaCACCACACAAATAATAAACGTACAAATCATAAGTGAATAAGCTAAAAAAGTAATGCTAGAAAGAAGCTATTATAATAGTGCACACTTTGTACTCACTGCGTGACTGTTTGTAATTGATTGtttccaacactcacttggagagatgtgtagtctagatgataccacatcatgtgtacaaaatggatgctcccaatagtgacttctatctatatttattcaagcTAAAAACTCTTTTTAACTCTTTAGCCTCCAAAAAACCTAATGGGAGAAAGCGCACCAATATTATTATGGTCTCAACCCACATCACATGTGCTTCCTCTCTCATAAAGTTGGAGCATTAAAAGGTCATTGAATcatgaatttataattacaGATCAGAACTCACTTATTAAGTTATTATATAACACAGATAGGGATGGTGAGGGTCCATCAATTACTCGAAAGTCATTTTCCCGTGGCCTTTAGACATGTGAGAATGTTGATTTCAAGAGAAGGGAGGGAGAATATTGAACTCTTTTGGATTGTGATTGCCCTCCAAAATTGGAACAAAAACTTTAACTGCCGGgtttttttaagacaaatatATACTAACGAAAAATGTCGTATGGTACATTTTCCTTATATTTCCATCTCACTTTTTCAAGCAACATTATCTATTAGTTCTTCAATATTATAACAGgacgaaaataaaataaaggaaaattctacttatattgataaaattgatcaattgtgacttttattttattttattttattttatttttaacttaatggttaaagaagtgattattagtgaattgaaattttttttattttttaaaattttttaaaatatataaaaaatagtcaaaaaaataaaaaaaaatgtatttgcaCTTGTCTGTCGATTATCTCAATTAAAAACCTCGGACCAAGTAGCattatcctaaaataaaaatatagtatatagcaTAACTTTATTCCACCTAAAGGACTTGGGTTAGCTTAATAattacatcatatatatatatatatatatatttatgtgtgcATGGATTAATGCACTTTACACTCAAAGTTATTAGGAAGTTTACTCTTTAAACCTCAAAATTGTCAAAACTATCAAATACGTTAAATCATGTCACACCCCCTATTTTTTTACCTATCTTAACTCTTAGAATTGAAAGAAGTTACAAAAAGtacatatgtataatatttatgtatgtgtgtatagcAAAATGGTAAATAGGGGTAGGATTAATCCCACGAGGGCGGCAAATACGTACTCATCGGAAGGAAGGAAAATTCAATctcttactttatttttattctattatcatAATAAGGTGTCATTACCCATCAACTTTTGAGTTTACtctttaaaaagataaatgacGATCCTTGAGtgataaaatgacatattttataaagtatgataaaaatagaatgagaatGTAGTTTGTAATATTAAcgagaagaaaatatttgaaaaattaaagaatactGTAATTTAAGGAAGGATTTTTATGTGAGGGAGATAATTTTAGAACCACCGATTTGAATATTAATGTGGTCCTAACTCATTATTTCATGTGTCACAAAAGCCTCAATAACTATCTTTTATGCTAAGCGAAAGGAATACACATGCAAACTGTggaaaaagttcttaaaaaaatgttttcggTTGAGTCTTGAGATTTGTGAGAATCGGTCAGATTAGAGCCCATGATTGACATATaagagtggtttggatttagagataagttgagatggtttgtaaataataaaataaaaattaaattatttattatattttatgtaaaaatttaaaaaaattattttaaaatttgaaaaagttaaattatttattatattttatgtgagaatttgaaaaaattataatgataagattaaatgaattaaggtgagttaagataagttacaaatacaaacgaggccataGTACTAAGGAAATGTCAACTTAATAATggctttatttttaatttcttaataaaatgcTATATTTAATTAACATTTTGTTGAGAATTGGACAACATAAATTGTGGATTTGTGACACCTAACAGTACAGAGGTAGTCATTATTATGAtctcgtttggatattgagataaaataaaatgattttatataaaaattaaataaaatattattttttaatattattattattttaaaattaaaaaaaataaattatttattatattttatatgtaaatttaaaaaaattataaagataaaatgagatagaatgatataattttatatgaaagttgaataaaatattattataatattattttttaatattattttttttaaaattttaaaaaaattaaattatttattatattttatgtgtaaatttaaaaaaaattataaaaataaaatgagaagaaataaaatatataaaataaaacttttagggttaaaaaaatataaaataaagacaagTATTGTCAGATTCTGACATTTGTAGgagtttagatttttattaaagACTGACCATATTGTTCAGagtattgctattcataagcccatacaccacacaccaaaatttttttattattttaaaatttttttaaagttttttttggttttattatttttaaaataattaaattattctactcataatccatatattatatatttgataagagaataaaattaaagtaatCATAAAAATGTTGATgcgtggtgtatgaggcttaggaatagaatttttctattgttCATGACAGTTGACCTTCTAAATGGTGATGCACTTTTCCTGCCTGCAATGACGCCCGCTTGCAGGACATGCATGCTGTGTAACTTATTTATTAAGGgtaatactatttatcattttaaatttttttattattattttttattttataatatgatattaaattattaaatattatttattatattttatttataaatttattatctaatatcacattatgagatgataagaatataataaaaaaataatgaataaattttgttctttattaAAATGGGGTATATCgagatatattttcttaaaaatatctatatatataattaaagaaaaataatatttatagtttttgcactcattttaaaaaaattaataaatttgagatcatatgaaaaaattttctttttaataacatattttttattttttaaatgatttacgAGATTTACACACTAAAATTAGTCTATGCAGTTTAAGACGAAACGTATAATATTGTCAGTGATTGTCATACTTAATTTCATGTCAACATAGACTTCACGACCAGAAGGGTTATCAATGCACGAATTAATAGTGAAGCTCCCTTTTTTTCCCTGAGCTATAATGATCTTCTGTTGCTGTATTAGTtagtttcaaaataaaatgataaaatatccTTTTGATGTAGTTTGAATTTTCAAACTTATTTATAAGTGAGAGGACCACTTGGGCCCGGCTCACCAAATATTAGCATTCCAGAACAAACCCACGTGGGAGTTTGATTCTCAAAAATCCATTATGGCCCATTAAGATAGAGTCTAAAGAGACGGGACAATAGCCCAGATTCAATGGCCCCTCCGCCCCGCAACACACATGCAATGCAGCATGCAGGTTGATCCAAACCCATTTAATTCGTCGACCCCCCATCACCTTCAAAGATGTGAGAAATAtcattaagagtaatgttagagagaagccactatagcaAGGTACATTTTATACTCACTGCATGATgacttctagttgattgttcccaacattCACTTGAGGAGATTTGTGGTccagatgatgccacatcatatgtgcaaaatggatgcttccaatagtgacttctatctatatttattctatcattAAACTCGTCCGTCTCTTTCGAGATAACCCTACAATTTTTGGACACGTTGTTGCCTTCGAGACTAAATCGCCATTCTTTCTTTCACTCTGTCACAATGTCATGAGACgataatgataaatgatatttatagtgttaaaatgtatattttttgtgtattttaaaaaaaaaagtgaataaatttaaaattcacataaaaaaattatttttttaataataactcattttttttaaagagaatacgAAAAGACTGCACACTCTAAAACTGAATATACCATTACCTTTCACCAATATTTCATTTAGTATTCAAgttgtatctttaattttctttacttttaatAAACTGagtttttgtaaatatctttatatagttacacacacacacacatatatatatatataaatgattaaatagttaaagatattttcattataaaggTAAAGAATCTAAATATAATACTACTAAAAATTgtatcgtttaataatattttagacaCAAACTGttcatttaataaacaaatatctCAAGTAAGGCTATGCAAATTTTCGAGAACTCCGACTATGTCCTGCCTATactctgattctgactctaACAAAGTCAGAGTGTTCGGAATGCGGGTTGTGCAAATTTTCGAGAACTTCGACTCCGTCCTGTCTATactctgattctgactctaACAGAGTCGGAGTGTTCGGAAtgcaaagtcggagtcggagtgaCACCGATAGTAATCTCGACTCCAACTTTTTTAAAAGTGCATGATCCgccttctcttcttccttcttccccAAATCCCCTTCTTCCCTTCTGATTCTCTGAATCTCTCCTATGAGCGTCTGTGAGTTAGTACCCTCTCTATTGCCTCTGTTCCCTCTCTGCACCTCTGTAGTCCATTTCCCTTCACTTTCAGGCAAGCCTCCGTTCAGCCGCTACGACGCCATAACTCATAAGGGTGAGGTACACTTCGAGCCCTAAATCATGTAATTTTcgcaatttttcttttttccatgtaGTTTGGTTGCCTAGAATTAGTTGTTTTGGGTCTAGTTATTGGTTGTTGGCATGTTGTAATGAACCTTAAGTTGAAGTAAGGAAATGTGATAGACTTGAATCGGCTTGATGTGTTGGAAACACagtatgcatgcaatgtgtttgACAAAATGCAAAGGAGATgacaaaatgataaaatgcaATGTTGTAGTATTAAATAGTCACGCTAGAATTCATTACATTTGTTGGGTTGTTTGTAAATGTAAAATGGTGGAAGTTGTAAGGGAGACTCATCTTCAAATGGTTAGTCGAGAACTTGAATACCCCATTTGTGCACCAAAGTAAAGACAACATTAATGTAGGTGGATCTTGGGGAGAATATATTAcctatata
This window of the Juglans regia cultivar Chandler chromosome 12, Walnut 2.0, whole genome shotgun sequence genome carries:
- the LOC108999695 gene encoding uncharacterized protein LOC108999695 produces the protein MDHLTPIKRDFEGDIETGATVSNEDSSKALVSGSKKQASTLLDKICGGFVDVPIKSEDRAGLCGNVSNCDGFYPENVKTVSNKILEGEETVDYAEKTPVKEKRKKMSNKKPPKPPRPPRGPSLDAADQKLIKEISELAMLKRARIERMKALKKMKAAKSSSSNSSSIFAMVLTILFCLVILFQGMSSGKNSAVNFQGSPESAGPTEGDLISVQYYALPSASEPNEPDSESPNLVEQIAGSDLSEKLTRVAG